In a genomic window of Punica granatum isolate Tunisia-2019 chromosome 6, ASM765513v2, whole genome shotgun sequence:
- the LOC116211850 gene encoding ubiquitin-like protein 5, whose translation MIEVVLNDRLGKKVRVKCNEDDTIGDLKKLVAAQTGTRAEKIRIQKWYTIYKDHITLKDYEIHDGMGLELYYN comes from the coding sequence ATGATCGAGGTGGTGCTGAACGATCGGCTGGGGAAGAAGGTGAGGGTGAAGTGCAACGAGGATGACACCATCGGCGACCTGAAGAAGCTGGTGGCTGCTCAGACCGGGACCAGAGCTGAGAAGATTAGGATCCAGAAGTGGTACACCATCTACAAGGACCACATCACCCTCAAGGACTACGAGATCCACGACGGCATGGGCCTCGAGCT